CTTTCAGCCCATCGAAAAgtctttgattctttttataCATATCAACCACAGAGTTCTGGACACAAATTTCAGTACCATGGCCAGACTTGACAAGTTGACCATGCACTTGTAAACCCATGTTTAAATGACCAACAGAAGCCAACCCAGTTAAAACACTTGCAAAAGTAAAGCAATCAGGTTTCAGCCCCTCATGATTcatttgaacccaaaatttaggCAAATCTAAACAAGAACTTTCCAAGTACCCACTTAACATAACATTCCAAGTCACGATATCTTTGTTTGAACACTCGTCGAAAACCTCCAAAGCTTCCTCTTTTTTCCCATGTCTCATCAAAGCTGTCAAAAAAGCATTGACTAAAAACACGTTTGATTCAAACCCCAAACGTAAAACCATAGCGTAAACTTGGTAAGCTAAATCTAAATTTTCGTGCAAGGAACAAGCTTGAAGAACACTAACAAATGTGAACTCATTAGGCTTTGAAGTTCCATCCCTTAACATGTAAACAAACAAAGATAGAGCTTGGTTGAAAAACCCATGTTGGGTAAAGCCAGAAAGCATGGCAGACCATGAAACGACGTTGCGTTGAGGCATTTCATCGAACAGCTTGTGACCGCTGATGAGGTCTCCACACTTCGAGTACATGTTTAGCATGTGGTTTTGGAGGTAAAGGGAATTTGGAAATAACCCTTTGATGAATTTGGCATGGATTACCTTTCCATGAAGTAAGTTTGATGTTTGGGCGCATGAAGTTATGAATTTGGTGCAAAAGTTTTCTTCTAAGGTTGAGAAATGAGTATAAGAATTAGCAATGGTAGAATAAAAGAGTGGCCTGGTAGATTGAAACACAGCTAGGCGATGCATTTGTTTGCTATcattggttttgggttttatttacgAACTTGATGCTAAGATGGTAACATTTGTTTGAGACCAAACAACTAAAACAGACAAAAAGCTTTTTCTTAATTAAGAAATGATTTTAACAAGCTGAAATCGGTTGaaatcaatatataataatCATATCTAAAACAGACCAAAagcttatttttaatttaaataaaataaattttaacaacttgaaatcaatacataataatattattttctttttataagaGATAGGAGttgttgaaatattaaaatcaacTAAAGATTTGAACACGgattttttattcaatctacaaaataatatgataaaagtTAAAGTAGTTTATACATGGAACTAATGGATGTTGGAAATAGTCCCAATTTTTTCGAAGtgtaatttatttggttttaaatgttttggtaTCTAATAGTTACATCtgttttttaactaaatttagaGTTGAGTTGAATCAGATCCTTGAATGAAAAGTTAAAGGGATATAGAATAACAAATACAAGTTAGAGGATTAAACTTATAGATTCATAACATAGAGCATAGCATATCCGTTAGCAAATCTAATTTCATAAATTGGTATCCAATGTTGTGGGATGAATCCGGTATCATGCATAAAACATCACCATTTCGGCAAAagattaaggaaaaaaaaggacaaaaataAAGTTCCGCAGCCTAAAATGTTATAAGTTTACTTCCTGGACTTTGGATTCTATTTACTTGCAACAAAAAGCGAGAAAGAGGGTCTTAAGCCTGATCTAAGGGAACCAAACTCAATGAATAGGGAAGGACTGTGCAAAAGGTGGAATGGGTACCGAACTTGGAAAGAGAACAAAGTAGCTGCATCCTGTTCGTCTCGATATTATATAGCATGATATTTCGTGAAACTCTCATTAGCAAATAGCCATCTTTGAAGGCTAAAAGATCAACCCATGGTTCCATGTCAACTGCCAGCCTTTGTGTTACTCTCTCGCGCAAATTGTAAAGGAACTTCATGTGTTGTTCTTCCATTTCCTCTAACGTTTTAGAGAGTTTCAGGGACCATTTAGATTCGAAGTAATCCTCGAGGAACCAAATTTGAAGTCCGTATTGAGAAACCAGGACGTAATGCAGCCTGTCATCGGAGTGTCCTATGCATGCTTCAGGGATGCTGCGGAATTCGATGGCTGGAAGTGGAACAGATACCAACCATGATAGTTCATTCTCCACGTGGAAGGTAAGCATTTCATCACCATCAGTCAACCAATGCAAAACCCCTTCCACATAAAACCCTTTGTTCTTGTACAGATTGCTATTGCACTTGCATATTTCTTCTGATTTCTTCCAGGCCCTTGTATCCGAAGAGTATATGTCGAATGAGAAGCATAAGGCctttgattcaatttcaatttgcttCACCCTGATCAATTTGAACTTGGTTGATGTGCCTAAAAGATCTCTACATGGATCAAATGCCAAAGCAAAGGTGTCTTCTCTGTTAGGTTCTTCCCATGTAAGCCTCATCCATTCATGGTTCAAGGGGTTGCATATGTAGAGGCAAGGGTCTATTCTAGGGAAGCAACTGCGACCACAGACCAACCCGTTGCATGAAGCGAGCAACACAACATGTTCAGGAAGGAAGTCAAATACTGTCTGAAAAAGTTTAGCTTCTTGCTTTCCAACAGGAATGTGGGTTATAGTAGTGATGTCCTCATTGCCCAATCTAAATCGCTGTTGGCAGAAGAAGCCTGATACTGGTTCTTTCTTTCGGGATTGAACCTTCATGAAAATGGGGTCTGAGATAAGACGATTCCACCCTTTACAAACACATTTTAATCTTGGCAGATACTTTGTTGGCAACCGAGACAGCACATCAAAAGGAATGTCACTGTTTTGCTCTCCTACATTACCCATTTCCTagaacaaaaaaattcattgcAAAACATTGAACCTAATGAGTAATAATGTTCCACTCTGAAACAAATAGTAACACTTCTTTGGAGCAACATTACAAACAGTTCACACCACCTATATGAAATAGTGAACAGAACAAACATAACAttccaaatcaaattaaacaaaatacgaGAGACAACTTTGGACAACAACATGAACATCCCTTTACCTTTAAGTACTAAAGGGTATAAAGCTCGGATTTTTTACATCAATGAAAGTGGGATATTTAGAAATCAATGAAACAGTAACAAAGAAGAATGCCAGATATTACATTCTATGTTTATGAATcaagcaaaagaaagaaagaaaaaagaaaaacccagctttattctttttaaaagaaaacaatgtAAGCATCACTTACCAGCAAAGGTCTGCTACATTTTTCCTGTGTAAAGTTCATATTCATGCGTTGAtggaaagggaaaagaaaaatggaggctgaaatgaaacaaaagtgaATAAGCAGCTGAAAAGTCAGTCAGCAGGGCGGGCCAATGATGGCAGCATAGAACCAAGACATGGTTTTTATTTGGATGACATATTCATCAGACGGTTCAAATATAGAGCGATAAAATCCCATGTGATTAAAGGCCAATGGATTGTCTTGGCTTGACTCCCGTATCATTTCTTTTttggtagaaaataaaattagtacgTGACTAAATTTCCAGCAAGACTAATGTCCAAGCGAGGCTTCATGCAGCTAAATGTTTATGTCCTCCTCTAGCAGACTTTGCACATGTGACTGTGGATTTATGAGAACAATCAACTGGTGTATTTTTCTTCCTGCTGCCTAAGTACTAGTATAAATACCTAGCACTTGTATAACAATAGacatattgaaatttattcCTCTTTCTTTTCCTAAGTTTAACAACAAAGGCTAATTGCAAACTTCAATTTCGTATCAGGTATGTCTTAAAGTTGTGAAAATcatattgtcgaaaccatttttttgaaaacaaaaatttagttgtcaacttttaaaaacaaaaactggagtcgccaccgatcctttattgaggtgtgatcggctcaccttaaaaacaattttggtctacgaaattcgagaaaacgggttcgggagtcagttacgtacgaggaagggttagcaccctcgtaacgcccaaaattggtaccaaattgattatttgatgtcttaatATCGAGAGTcaaaaaggtttttttaaaatcaaatgttgaaatctgaaaaggataatcaattattcaagtcatacgaagaaattgagacccaatacgttagggtacaatttctcaaaaatcctcgaactttgaatatcacttttgcTTTATAAgtaaatcttcatttcgaggaagcaattatgccatgcccaatacgttaggacataacaaactaagttcccaaaaatgatttttacttatatattttaaataacgaatattctcggttatttggaattaacaaagaaaatcggaacccaatacgttagggctcaattttcctcgaaaatccccgactttgaatatcgttttttattttaaaaaaatctttgaatcataaaaaaagaaataattttaatgttttgataaaatcaaaatatttttttaaaaagtatgatGAAATATTGatgcatatatacatgtaaacaaaataacataatatatatatatatatatataaaataaagaaaatataagcataatatattagtaattataaaaaaaatatggacatatatgtatatacaaaagaaaatgtgaaggatatatattttaaaaaatgtcgAATAATGTGGGCATATACGTATAcatattataagaaaataatatgtttgggttgtaaaatatagaaaatataaaaatactataaaatgCAAAGGTATACGCATACATATGTACATAAagctaagaaaaataaagtaataataaaatataggatatgtatatagtatatatatttaaaatgttttttattaaaaaaacaaattaatatgtatatgcgcatatataaataaatataataataatataacacacaataataaactaataaccATACagtaataataatgtaaataaacaATATTAGCAATataatgaaaactaaaaataataaaataaggatcaaatgtaaaaaaaaacagaatttaaaaggctaatttcaaaataacgtgaaagggatcaaattaaaacataCGCGACAGAAGGAGgactaaaaaaaacaatttaccCAAACTGCCTAAAACGCTGCGCAGTATTGGACCCAATTGAaacagtaataaaatattttgcgaaatttaaaagaaatgtaaacaaaacaaataaaaaaaacactgCTAAAATAGGGGGATCAATTGCGCAAATGCCCCGTTTTTAAGAATGCCCTATAAAAGccaattttaaaaccctaaaaaccacTTCTCTGGCATTCCACAGATGCGCTGCAACTCTCCATCTGCTCCACCATTCCAGTCCTCTCCTATTTTCGACCATGAAACGGCGAAGCGAGGTTGCTTTTCGACGAATCTCACGACGGAAAGTCCTCCTTTTCTTCCCCTCTtcgtttattatttttaaaaaacaaaaggaaaacaaaataaaataaaaacagtaaaagaacagaagaaaaaaacaaaatctgtTACCTTCCAAAATCGTTTTCTTTCTCTTgtattttcttgttaattttcatacaatatttTTGCTAACCCCTTTTACAAAGAATCAATTCCCTTTATATAGCCCACCCCCCGTTTTACCAGTTTTTTGCTGTGTATATCCTCTTAATGCTATTCGTGGTTTGCAGGTGTGTAGGCGTTGTGCGGGAGTTGCTACGACGTGGGGCGTTATTGCGAGGGAAGAACGTGGGCAGTTGCGGTGTGCAAGGACGACGTGGGGCAAGCAATATCGGCTATCTGTTGCTTAAGGTTTCTGTGACTTTAGGCCAGTTGGGCCCTGCAATTGGGTCAAAAAAATGGGCTTATAATTCGGTTATTGGGTCGGGGTGTTATTGGGTTTAAAACTGGGTCtgtaatttattgtatttttattttcaggttTATGCATttgggcccgggctaaaatgGCCTATTACACATATTATTCTAAAGATTTAAAATCaacatttatataatattagagATTTGATCTGCATAATATTTAGATCTTAAAGATTTTATATGGAATGATCATTCCTCCCAACCAAATATGCTATTaggttttttgttttataattattaattaagaagcattatttttttatgtttcaaagaagagaaaatttttaaaatttgtgtttatcATTAATCCTTATAATAATCTTAccttttttaaatatcaattaatgaTCTTCCAGTTGCAAGAAATGGTCCATCAAGAATAAGTGGTACCATTCTATTTTCCTCCATattcaaaataatgaaatttgtcaaaagaaTAAATTGTCCACTTTAACTAGCACCTCTTCGATGACCCTCTTAGGGTAACACAATTTTTTCAACCATCTACAATGTGACAGATATAGGCATAAGATCCCCTAAACTTAACTTTTGAGTTTTAGAGCAACATCAAGTTAATGTTTATTCCCAAATTGTAGAGTATAAATTGTAGAGTATAAAGTCAATATGAGATTTATGATTCTTTTTTAAGACCATGACATATTACTCACTTCAGTAAGGAAATGTTATTCTTAAGGGCACATCGTTACTACCTTGGAGCCAACTCCAATGTCAAATATCGTGATCCAttctatgtaacacccctaactcgtatccatcgtcggaacagggttacagagcattatcaaagtttacagatcaaataaacaaacgtttcatatcatataacattcTTGTCAGAAACCAAtcgaaatcaaacatattgtcccttatgtgagccctcgaggcccaaaatacgcattaaaaataagttgggactaaatcgagtactcaaagaatttttcagaaaacattaaaatttttaaagctgCCAGGGTCACAAAGCCGTTAGCCTTTGTTGTGCTAGTTTAACAACTTTAAGACATACCTGATACGAAATTGAATTAAGACTCACACGGGcaagagacacgcccatgtcttagaccgtgtggacattcgaaatagggacacacggccgtgtcccaacccgtgttcGTGCCTCTGTAACTCCCTGACTTGAGCCatacagccaagccacacgttcgtgtgctaggccgtgtgagcatactaacttgcgcaatttaaaagatacatgggacacatggctgagacacacgcctgtgtctctacccgtgtgaatgaaaataggtcattttccaagccacatttctcgcctaatttggtaccaacctaaacacaacaatttgaaCATCAACAGGTcataacaaggcattcaaatcaagctaaaatcaagttttaaataagaaatatcaccacatacaaccaatatgctcttaggcacctcaaaagacaacttaaaaacatgtcagtcaagtatccaaacttacctaaatgaccaaatacatatatgtatattcaaaccacattttacttttcatcattCTACCATATTAAACACACATCAAATATGGTGaggccacatatatatatgcatgaaaatATATCGAACACAAGCCATATGagtggctaatctcaacaaaacaattatatgccaacattggccaaattaacctatGCATGCCATTGTAACTGGAATTAATTTACTGAAAGTACCAAAAAGACCAATGAATAGTGTGAAATAGCTCCGACCaacttccaacccgaacgagctcccaaattactataaaacacagaaaataacacagagtaagcatttaagcttagtaagttcgtataacacagaatttaacttaccatatatccataaaataggtaagtaaacaaagCATATCtcaaccaatttggccaaaagcctaaacacattaTCACCAACATATTAGTAATGAAAATCACATATAAGATCCAACACACATGgttgaattcatcaaataatcatatttcatgtatttcatgtaaataccaGTAATAGTTCATATCAAACTCATATAATCTCGTAACAGAACTGTGttcgttgaaccatttaaaatatctttgGATACATGGGTAGTACACTCGAGGTGTACTAAATTGTAATCTgtaaattcatattcatgtatgctcatacgagctatgaatcagtatgctctcacgagctgcaaatcgggaagctcatacgagctgtggtatgtccgcaacacatgcaggacccaAACCAaattggtaaccctaatgacatgtcatttgtatcctacaaatttctaaggttcaaacgggactcggtaATCGTTGGATATGCGATCGATATTTACACATAGCaattatacaaatcacatatatatgattcaattaaaacatataaatactcaatttaattagacgaacttacctcgataagtgTATGTAAACACGAAGGCGACTAATGTGATATTTTTTCTTTACCTCAGTCTAACTCTGTATGAGGTCTGACAGGATCTATacgaataaatttaactcatttcaatataattctcattcaatttaatccaacatggaattttggcaaaattaccatttttccctacacttttaattcatttgtaatttattccgtaggctcaaaaaatgaaattcatacaatttaatccttactcaaGTCTAGCcgattttatacatattaatagcagcccatatatttcacaaaattcacaaattttatcataaattcatcatctttttcaatttaatccctaatccatcaaaattctctttacaaaagttgtttatctaacaacaaccattcattttctattatcaaacttcaaaattcaagcatattcatcaatggcaaaaccctaatactttaacagttttgcaaattaatccctgagctagctagattaagctactacGATATCAGACACatataaatcatcaaaaacgggacaaaaatacatacctatttgagcaaaataagcttgcccAAATTCAAGGTTCCATGACtaggttttcttcttctttttttttaatggaagatgatgagaatagattattttattttatttattataattttaatcactaatttccaaaatgaaccttaataatttattcaatttccaatgaGGACTACTCATGCTTAACCACTAATCAACCTTAATGGCtaattactatataaggacttctaatttgaaattctatagctatttaatacctttagctattagaacacaatatttgcactttatgcagtttagttctttttatcaaattatgtaaacggtaaaatttcttaacaaaatttttatacggtatttctatcatactgtagaccataaaataataataaaatattttttttctacttcaaatttgtggtcccgaaaccactattccgatttcactgaaaatgggttgttacattctAACCTTCAAGTTATTCTCTATTTTGGTTTATTGAGTCTCTTAGTTATGTCTAATGCCTCACAAAGTTAAGacgataatattttaaaatcaactctaGTAAATAGTTAATGTGGAGTTTATTCTTCGTGTTTGAGATCATagtaaaataaactatttagcAACCAGGAAGTGTCATCAGCAAAACAATTGACGTGAATTTATGGGAGTGATCTAAGGAATCAAATGACAAAAGTTCTTCTAAAACAGTGATTCATTCTGTTCCTCAAACTTTAGAGACAACTTTCGACCAAAAAGGTTTCAAAGTAATTATTACCAACATTTACCCAATAAAAGCGAGTTCACTCAGAATGCTGAAAATGACTTCCACAATTTTATAGCCATAGGTTAGGCAGTAGTGTTTATGGGATTAAATTTGGGTAGagtttatataatatttattatattttatgttagatttcttgagtttaaaattttatttaaatttgtttatatttgtaaataattctttacttttttttagatttttttaatttaattttttattttaatttcatatctaataattttatttttattgatattttaaatacagataacatgtttttaatattcatattGTACGGGCCCAATTTTACCCGGGCCTTAGATACCAAACACCAAACACAGaacacaaaacataaaaaaaaaattaaaccaaaatcccTAAGCCCAATTACAGATCCAACCATGGCCCAAACTTAAAACAATTTCAGCAAAAATCAAACCCTAGTCCCAGCCTCCACGCCGCTCCCCCTCGGGCGCAACGCCCATGCCTCGTCCCAAGGCCTATCTGGCCACCTTGCACCAAAACGGCAAAAAGCCGAAACCTTCGCCTCCGTTGACTTCACCAGTACCTGCAAACA
The window above is part of the Gossypium raimondii isolate GPD5lz chromosome 9, ASM2569854v1, whole genome shotgun sequence genome. Proteins encoded here:
- the LOC128032454 gene encoding F-box protein At5g49610-like; protein product: MGNVGEQNSDIPFDVLSRLPTKYLPRLKCVCKGWNRLISDPIFMKVQSRKKEPVSGFFCQQRFRLGNEDITTITHIPVGKQEAKLFQTVFDFLPEHVVLLASCNGLVCGRSCFPRIDPCLYICNPLNHEWMRLTWEEPNREDTFALAFDPCRDLLGTSTKFKLIRVKQIEIESKALCFSFDIYSSDTRAWKKSEEICKCNSNLYKNKGFYVEGVLHWLTDGDEMLTFHVENELSWLVSVPLPAIEFRSIPEACIGHSDDRLHYVLVSQYGLQIWFLEDYFESKWSLKLSKTLEEMEEQHMKFLYNLRERVTQRLAVDMEPWVDLLAFKDGYLLMRVSRNIMLYNIETNRMQLLCSLSKFGTHSTFCTVLPYSLSLVPLDQA